A DNA window from Garciella nitratireducens DSM 15102 contains the following coding sequences:
- a CDS encoding ATP-binding protein yields MNKIKKYLIVIIATGLLGEIYFYPFTGEFRFSAGVIAFSLVLLIVEDLNEILLAFFTGIFILLLRILINSLFSVGDFTTLLYNNLPGAIYYISYGIWSYFFYLRDNKESLYMTIASLFCIDVISNIIEIVLRGNLSKQIFLFIIFMGLIRSILAYIIFYIIKSKEQKAIEDEYLKRYVQLNTLVSNIQAEMFYLKKSMKDIENVMSRSYALYEKNKENKEISAEALDIARQVHEIKKDYYRVIDGFDSFLKDFETNDIIEFKDIAFIIESNTKRYIKEKKKNIELNFLMRDNLSISHYYSIFTILNNLITNSIDAIEKVGRIEIEEKVQDDFLILWVRDNGKGIEEDLIPYIFTPGFTTKFDEKTGSASTGIGLSHVENIVDELKGEIQVKSGKNGTEFKICIPIHSLRR; encoded by the coding sequence GTGAATTTCGTTTTTCAGCAGGTGTTATTGCGTTTAGTCTTGTATTATTGATAGTAGAGGATTTAAATGAAATTTTGCTAGCATTTTTTACAGGAATTTTTATTTTATTATTAAGGATATTGATAAACAGTCTTTTTTCTGTGGGAGATTTTACTACTCTTTTATATAATAATTTACCCGGGGCGATTTATTATATTAGCTATGGAATATGGTCTTATTTTTTTTATTTAAGAGATAATAAGGAAAGTTTATATATGACTATTGCATCGTTATTTTGTATTGATGTTATAAGCAATATTATAGAAATTGTTTTAAGGGGGAATCTAAGCAAACAAATTTTTTTATTCATTATTTTTATGGGATTGATTAGAAGCATTTTAGCTTATATTATTTTTTATATTATCAAAAGTAAAGAACAAAAAGCGATAGAAGATGAATATTTAAAAAGATATGTCCAATTAAATACTTTGGTTTCCAATATTCAGGCAGAAATGTTTTATTTAAAAAAATCAATGAAAGATATAGAAAATGTAATGAGTAGAAGTTATGCTCTCTATGAAAAAAATAAAGAGAATAAAGAAATTAGTGCAGAGGCATTGGACATTGCTAGACAAGTTCATGAAATAAAAAAAGATTATTATAGAGTAATAGATGGATTTGATAGCTTTTTAAAAGATTTTGAAACCAATGACATTATAGAGTTTAAAGATATTGCTTTTATTATAGAAAGCAATACTAAAAGATACATAAAGGAAAAAAAGAAAAATATTGAATTAAATTTTTTAATGAGAGACAATCTATCTATATCCCATTATTATTCGATTTTTACTATATTGAATAATCTTATTACAAATTCTATAGATGCCATTGAAAAGGTTGGTCGTATAGAGATAGAGGAAAAAGTACAGGATGATTTTTTAATTCTATGGGTTAGAGATAATGGAAAAGGAATAGAAGAAGATTTGATTCCTTATATTTTTACTCCAGGATTTACTACCAAGTTTGATGAAAAGACTGGAAGTGCATCTACAGGGATTGGACTTTCTCATGTAGAGAATATTGTTGATGAATTAAAAGGAGAAATACAAGTAAAATCTGGGAAAAATGGGACGGAATTTAAGATATGTATTCCAATTCATTCTTTAAGAAGGTGA
- a CDS encoding ABC transporter ATP-binding protein, with protein sequence MEKALLEAKNLSISFQMYKKGLKKYQQQTISDLSMEVYREELVAVVGSSGSGKSLLVHAIMGLLPDSAITKGSIYYDGEKLTEERLKNLRREKIAFIPQSISYLDPLIKVGKQVQGANRNKQSKKKQKASFQRYDLREDFEKLYPFQLSGGMARRVLLSMVDQKEVDFIIADEPTPGLDLEMALKTLKYFREFANQGKAVLIITHDMDLALQVADKIAIFYAGTIVEIAPVSDFKKGGEGLRHPYTKALYKALPQNDFQALPGFQPYGQDRLSGCVFISRCKNADENCKNKISMRNLRGGRVRCCHAS encoded by the coding sequence ATGGAAAAAGCATTGTTAGAGGCAAAAAATTTATCTATTTCTTTTCAAATGTATAAAAAAGGATTAAAAAAATACCAACAACAAACTATTTCAGATCTTTCTATGGAGGTATATAGGGAAGAATTGGTAGCTGTTGTAGGCTCTAGTGGAAGTGGAAAAAGTTTACTTGTTCATGCAATTATGGGACTTTTACCTGATAGTGCTATTACGAAGGGTAGTATTTATTATGATGGAGAAAAGTTAACAGAGGAACGATTGAAAAATTTAAGAAGAGAAAAAATTGCTTTTATTCCTCAATCGATTTCTTATTTAGATCCTTTAATAAAAGTAGGAAAGCAAGTGCAAGGAGCAAATAGGAATAAGCAAAGTAAAAAGAAGCAAAAGGCTTCTTTTCAAAGATATGATTTGCGGGAAGATTTTGAAAAACTTTATCCTTTTCAGCTATCAGGAGGAATGGCGAGAAGGGTTTTACTGTCCATGGTAGATCAAAAGGAAGTGGATTTTATCATTGCGGATGAACCTACTCCAGGACTTGATTTAGAAATGGCTTTAAAAACTCTAAAATATTTTAGAGAGTTTGCTAATCAGGGAAAAGCAGTATTGATAATTACTCATGATATGGATTTGGCTTTGCAGGTAGCAGATAAAATTGCAATATTTTATGCGGGAACTATTGTAGAAATAGCTCCCGTATCAGATTTTAAAAAAGGAGGAGAAGGTTTGCGACATCCTTATACTAAAGCATTATATAAAGCTCTTCCTCAAAATGATTTTCAAGCTCTTCCAGGATTTCAACCTTATGGTCAAGATAGGCTTTCGGGCTGTGTATTTATTTCTAGATGCAAAAATGCAGATGAAAATTGTAAAAATAAGATTTCTATGAGAAACCTTAGAGGTGGTAGGGTGAGGTGTTGTCATGCTTCTTGA
- a CDS encoding ABC transporter permease: MNKKIFRIVIRNFIRIITLLVAIGIVAFFLIQRSPIDPVQAYIGAGTAVSPEQRENIETYWGLNQPPIEQFFSWGSALLKGDFGISLIYRRPVIDIITEKFVNSIFLMGFSWILSGIIGYGLGLLMGTYREKFPDKILKSICIILISTPTFWIALILLLIFSIYLQWFPIGLSVPIGIMTEEVTFIQRLYHVILPALALSLTSFSTVALHTRDKVISVLQSDYVLFAKARGENTRQIIKNHVIRNTLIPAITLQFASFSELFGGSMLVEQVFSYPGLGRTIVEAGLRSDIPLLLGVTLFSALFVFIGNGIANILYALVDPKIREMNYE; this comes from the coding sequence ATGAATAAAAAGATTTTTAGGATAGTGATACGCAATTTTATACGAATCATTACTTTATTAGTAGCGATAGGCATTGTTGCATTTTTTTTAATTCAACGATCACCGATTGATCCAGTACAGGCTTATATAGGGGCAGGGACAGCAGTAAGTCCTGAGCAAAGAGAGAATATTGAAACCTATTGGGGGCTAAATCAGCCCCCAATAGAACAATTTTTTTCTTGGGGATCTGCTCTTTTAAAAGGAGATTTTGGGATCTCGTTGATTTATAGACGGCCTGTAATAGATATTATTACAGAGAAATTTGTTAATTCTATTTTTCTTATGGGATTTTCATGGATTCTATCGGGGATTATAGGATATGGATTAGGATTATTGATGGGGACCTATAGAGAAAAGTTTCCGGATAAGATTTTAAAAAGTATTTGCATTATTTTGATTTCTACTCCTACTTTTTGGATAGCATTAATTCTTCTTTTGATATTTTCTATTTATCTCCAATGGTTTCCGATTGGATTAAGTGTGCCTATTGGAATAATGACAGAAGAAGTTACTTTTATTCAAAGATTGTATCATGTAATATTGCCAGCATTAGCTCTAAGCCTTACTTCCTTTAGTACAGTGGCATTACATACAAGGGATAAGGTGATTTCTGTGTTGCAAAGTGATTATGTTCTTTTTGCTAAAGCAAGAGGAGAAAATACCCGACAGATCATAAAAAATCATGTAATTCGAAATACTCTTATACCTGCAATTACTTTACAATTTGCTTCTTTTAGTGAATTATTTGGAGGAAGTATGCTAGTTGAACAGGTATTTTCTTATCCTGGATTGGGGAGGACGATTGTTGAGGCAGGATTGAGAAGTGATATTCCTTTACTTCTCGGAGTGACTTTATTTAGTGCATTATTTGTATTTATAGGTAATGGAATTGCAAATATTCTTTATGCTTTAGTGGATCCAAAAATAAGGGAGATGAACTATGAATAG
- a CDS encoding response regulator produces the protein MNTFMIIDDDITVVKMIGSLIKKHELGKVVEELYSSEHAVKEVLFYNPDILLIDYLITPMDGVSVIQILQERGYYGKIIMISQVEDVPMISKAYHQGIEFFISKPINAIEVVKVIKNVSYSLELERSLNKIKSALSSVVHSSINIEEQEYTIKNILMDLGIIGELGCQDLIKVIEEVKEFKKKNSQTTYRLQDIYEKVVNRNKKMKNDSNEKNMKSFEQRIRRTIQKALENLAQLGMDDYYNPIFIEYASLLFDLTQVKQEMKYLEGLSHDRGRINIKKFIEGILTKINM, from the coding sequence ATGAATACCTTTATGATTATAGACGATGATATCACAGTAGTAAAAATGATAGGTAGTTTAATAAAAAAACATGAGTTAGGAAAAGTAGTGGAAGAATTGTATAGTAGCGAACATGCAGTAAAAGAAGTTCTTTTTTATAATCCAGATATTTTATTGATTGATTATTTAATTACTCCTATGGATGGAGTTTCGGTAATTCAAATTCTTCAAGAAAGAGGCTACTATGGGAAAATTATCATGATTTCTCAAGTAGAGGATGTTCCCATGATTTCTAAAGCTTATCATCAGGGAATAGAATTTTTTATTAGTAAGCCTATTAATGCTATAGAAGTGGTAAAAGTAATTAAAAATGTTTCTTATAGTTTAGAATTAGAACGCTCTTTGAATAAAATTAAATCTGCTTTATCTAGTGTAGTACACTCTAGTATCAATATAGAAGAGCAAGAATATACCATCAAAAATATTTTGATGGATTTAGGAATTATTGGAGAGTTAGGATGTCAAGATTTGATAAAGGTGATTGAAGAAGTGAAAGAATTTAAGAAAAAAAATTCACAGACAACTTATAGATTGCAAGATATTTATGAGAAAGTTGTAAATAGAAACAAAAAAATGAAAAATGATTCCAATGAAAAAAATATGAAATCTTTTGAACAAAGGATTCGAAGAACTATACAAAAAGCTCTAGAAAATTTGGCACAATTGGGAATGGATGATTATTATAATCCTATATTTATAGAATATGCTAGTTTGTTGTTTGATTTAACACAGGTAAAACAGGAAATGAAATATCTAGAAGGTCTATCACATGATAGAGGAAGAATCAATATAAAAAAATTTATTGAAGGCATTCTTACTAAAATAAATATGTAG
- the modA gene encoding molybdate ABC transporter substrate-binding protein, translating into MKKYVSLFLVAVLSLFLISCSQADTAQGTSHEKSTEITVAAAASLTDAMKEIGEIYQEKNPSIKITFNFASSGSLMNQIEEGAPVDLFFSAASKQMDQLQAKNLIDENTRKNILENDLVLITPEDQDHKITSFEDLATQKVKKIALGNPESVPAGQYSKEIIHYLGIENQIENKIVEATDVRQVLSWVETGEVDCGIVYSTDAKTSDSVEMVAKAPKDSHTPVIYPAALLKESKNLEQAQKFLDFLSTKEAGEIFETYGFDTI; encoded by the coding sequence ATGAAAAAATATGTATCGTTATTTTTAGTTGCTGTGTTATCCTTATTTTTAATAAGCTGTAGTCAGGCAGATACTGCGCAAGGGACAAGCCATGAAAAATCTACAGAAATTACTGTAGCTGCTGCTGCTAGTTTAACAGATGCGATGAAAGAGATTGGTGAAATTTATCAAGAAAAAAATCCAAGCATAAAAATAACATTTAATTTTGCAAGCTCAGGTTCTCTTATGAATCAAATAGAAGAAGGAGCTCCTGTAGATTTATTTTTTTCTGCCGCATCTAAACAGATGGATCAATTACAAGCAAAGAATCTTATTGATGAAAATACCAGAAAGAACATATTAGAAAATGATTTAGTTCTCATTACTCCAGAGGATCAAGATCATAAAATTACAAGCTTTGAAGATTTAGCTACGCAAAAAGTAAAAAAAATAGCGCTAGGGAATCCAGAAAGTGTTCCAGCAGGTCAATATTCTAAGGAGATCATTCACTATTTAGGAATAGAAAATCAGATAGAAAATAAAATAGTAGAGGCTACCGACGTAAGACAAGTATTATCTTGGGTAGAAACGGGAGAAGTCGATTGTGGAATCGTATATTCAACAGATGCCAAGACATCAGATTCGGTAGAAATGGTTGCAAAAGCACCAAAAGATTCTCATACACCAGTAATTTATCCAGCAGCTTTACTAAAAGAAAGCAAAAATTTAGAACAAGCTCAAAAGTTTTTAGATTTTTTATCCACTAAGGAGGCTGGAGAAATATTTGAAACATATGGATTTGATACTATTTAA
- a CDS encoding ABC transporter substrate-binding protein encodes MQLKRFFQGGMILFFIMAVFTGCTKQSSNQVAGKQRQSKPKKELVMAIGSEPEGGFDPITGWGRYGNPLFQSTLVDTDVNMKIIKDLASDYQVSQDGFIWTFTLRNDAYFTDGQKVTSEDVVFTFEEAKKSGSIVDLTNMKNVSMVNENTVKFTLVKPDSSFIYTVAATGIVPKHAYGQDYGETPIGSGPFKLMQWDKGQQIIMEANEDYYGKVPEIKKITILFMEEDAALAAAQAGQLDVAMTSASLANQQIEGMHLEVVKTIDNRGLTLPYLPDEGKKTKDGYKIGNDVTSDIAIRRALSYGIDRKVLVDSALNGYGRSAYSEADGMPWGNDQAMVEYDIKKAEEILKKAGWIDQDHDGIREKNGKKAEFCLLYSAGDSIRQALANAVSLQAEKLGIKINVEGTSWDVIDQRMYSEGVLMGWGAQSPIETYLLYHSDNMGRDYYNPEYFSNKKVDQYINQAMSAMDLEKSMEYWKKVQWDGKTGVATQGECPWIWLVNVDHLYYIRDGLDIGTQKIHPHGHAWPLLSNLKDWRWK; translated from the coding sequence ATGCAATTGAAAAGATTTTTTCAGGGAGGGATGATATTATTCTTCATTATGGCAGTGTTTACGGGATGTACTAAGCAATCCTCTAATCAAGTGGCAGGAAAGCAAAGGCAATCTAAACCTAAGAAGGAATTGGTTATGGCTATTGGAAGTGAACCAGAGGGGGGATTTGATCCTATTACTGGTTGGGGAAGATATGGGAATCCTCTTTTTCAAAGTACATTGGTAGATACAGATGTGAATATGAAAATTATAAAAGATTTGGCTAGTGATTATCAAGTGAGTCAGGATGGTTTTATTTGGACTTTTACTTTAAGGAATGATGCTTATTTTACGGATGGTCAAAAAGTAACGTCAGAAGATGTGGTATTTACTTTTGAAGAGGCGAAAAAGAGTGGATCTATTGTAGATTTAACCAATATGAAAAATGTTTCGATGGTCAATGAGAATACAGTAAAGTTTACTTTAGTTAAACCAGATTCTTCTTTTATTTATACGGTAGCAGCTACAGGAATTGTACCAAAACATGCTTATGGACAGGATTATGGAGAAACTCCAATAGGAAGTGGACCCTTTAAACTCATGCAATGGGACAAAGGACAGCAAATTATTATGGAAGCGAATGAGGATTATTATGGAAAAGTGCCAGAAATAAAGAAGATTACTATTTTATTTATGGAAGAAGATGCAGCATTAGCAGCAGCTCAAGCAGGACAATTGGATGTAGCTATGACTTCAGCTAGTCTTGCCAATCAACAGATAGAGGGGATGCACTTAGAAGTAGTAAAAACCATAGACAATCGAGGATTAACATTGCCTTATTTACCTGATGAGGGAAAGAAGACAAAAGATGGATATAAGATAGGTAATGATGTGACATCGGATATTGCTATAAGACGTGCTTTATCCTATGGAATAGATCGAAAAGTATTGGTAGACAGTGCTCTCAATGGTTATGGAAGATCTGCTTATAGTGAAGCAGATGGAATGCCTTGGGGGAATGATCAAGCAATGGTAGAATATGATATAAAAAAAGCAGAGGAAATTTTAAAAAAGGCTGGTTGGATTGATCAGGATCATGATGGAATTCGAGAAAAAAATGGGAAAAAAGCAGAATTTTGTCTTCTTTATAGTGCTGGAGATTCTATTAGACAAGCTTTAGCGAATGCTGTTTCTCTTCAGGCAGAGAAGTTAGGAATTAAAATTAATGTAGAAGGCACTAGTTGGGATGTGATTGATCAAAGAATGTATAGTGAAGGGGTGTTAATGGGATGGGGAGCGCAAAGCCCTATAGAGACCTATTTGCTCTATCATAGTGATAATATGGGAAGAGATTATTATAATCCAGAATATTTTTCCAATAAAAAGGTAGATCAATATATTAATCAGGCAATGAGTGCAATGGATTTAGAGAAATCTATGGAATATTGGAAAAAAGTTCAATGGGATGGAAAAACGGGAGTAGCCACTCAAGGGGAATGTCCTTGGATATGGCTGGTTAATGTAGATCATTTATATTATATAAGGGATGGGTTGGACATTGGAACACAAAAGATTCATCCTCATGGTCATGCTTGGCCTTTACTTTCTAATTTAAAGGATTGGAGATGGAAGTAA
- the gltS gene encoding sodium/glutamate symporter, with translation MSMISLDIIQTISLSVLVLLLGRSLVKKIHFLEKYSIPAPVVGGLIFALLALVLKQGNILEFEFDTTLQNVAMTMFFTSVGFSASFSVLKKGGIKVIIFLVAAVGLIILQNILGVSLAVLLGQNSLLGLATGSVPMTGGHGTAGAFGPLIAEAGVKGADTIAIAAATFGLVAGGLLGGPTANRLIRKYHLSPTKDPKNTVKNELIDETATTEEKRLIPGNFSTATFELLIAMGIGTIFSSIIQGWKITLPSYIGAMLAGAIIRNISDSTKKYDVPMTEIDILGGISLSLFLAMALMTLKLWELADLAIPMIVMLLGQVALAFLYTNFITFRMLGKDYDAAVLAAGHCGFGLGATPNGVANMEAVTANYGPSPTAFFVLPLVGAMFIDFCNSFIIVFFMNIL, from the coding sequence ATGTCAATGATATCACTTGATATAATTCAAACGATTTCATTATCGGTTTTGGTATTACTTTTGGGGAGGTCTTTAGTAAAGAAGATTCATTTTTTAGAAAAATATAGTATACCAGCACCGGTAGTTGGAGGGCTAATATTTGCTCTATTAGCACTGGTGTTAAAACAAGGAAATATTTTAGAATTTGAATTTGATACAACACTTCAAAATGTAGCAATGACCATGTTTTTTACATCTGTAGGATTTAGTGCAAGTTTTTCGGTCTTAAAAAAAGGTGGAATTAAAGTTATTATATTTTTAGTGGCAGCAGTGGGACTTATTATATTACAAAATATTTTAGGAGTATCTTTAGCTGTATTATTAGGACAAAATTCCCTTTTAGGGTTAGCAACGGGTTCGGTACCAATGACTGGAGGGCATGGTACAGCAGGAGCTTTTGGTCCATTGATAGCAGAGGCAGGAGTCAAAGGGGCAGATACGATAGCTATAGCTGCAGCAACTTTTGGCTTAGTAGCAGGCGGATTATTAGGAGGACCTACAGCCAATCGATTAATTCGAAAATACCATTTATCTCCTACCAAAGATCCTAAAAATACAGTAAAAAATGAGTTAATAGATGAAACTGCAACAACAGAAGAAAAAAGACTCATCCCTGGAAATTTTTCTACCGCAACTTTTGAATTATTAATTGCAATGGGAATTGGAACTATTTTTTCTAGTATTATTCAAGGTTGGAAAATTACTTTGCCATCTTATATTGGAGCGATGTTAGCAGGAGCAATTATTAGAAATATTTCTGATAGTACTAAAAAATATGATGTACCTATGACAGAAATAGATATTTTAGGAGGAATTTCGTTATCTTTATTTTTAGCGATGGCTTTAATGACATTAAAGCTTTGGGAATTAGCAGATTTAGCGATTCCTATGATAGTGATGTTACTTGGTCAAGTAGCTTTAGCCTTTTTATATACAAATTTTATTACTTTTCGAATGTTGGGAAAAGATTACGATGCTGCAGTATTAGCTGCTGGACATTGTGGGTTTGGACTAGGAGCTACACCTAATGGTGTTGCTAATATGGAAGCAGTTACAGCAAATTATGGTCCTTCCCCAACGGCATTTTTTGTATTACCATTAGTAGGAGCTATGTTTATTGATTTCTGCAATTCTTTTATTATCGTTTTCTTTATGAATATTCTTTAA
- the modB gene encoding molybdate ABC transporter permease subunit: MDYSPLIISLRTSLTATFLAFLLGLFAASKVRKLKRFRGFFDGIFTLPMVLPPTVLGFFLLLFLGKNSIVGKVLYSFHIEMIFSWEATVLAATTVAFPLVYRTVLSAFDQLDENMIYAAQTLGMRDLKIFWKIIIPNSLSGILGGTIMAFARALGEFGATMMIAGNIHGKTQTIPIAIYTAVQSGDRITAYKWTLIIMIFSFVMMMWMNYFNHHQRQKRLR; the protein is encoded by the coding sequence ATGGACTATTCACCTCTAATAATATCTTTAAGAACATCTCTTACAGCTACTTTCTTAGCTTTTTTATTAGGATTATTCGCGGCTAGTAAGGTAAGAAAATTAAAAAGATTTCGAGGGTTTTTTGATGGAATCTTTACTTTACCTATGGTACTTCCCCCAACGGTGTTGGGGTTTTTTCTTTTACTTTTTCTTGGAAAAAATAGTATAGTTGGAAAGGTATTGTATTCTTTTCATATAGAAATGATATTTTCTTGGGAAGCTACCGTTCTTGCTGCTACTACTGTAGCTTTTCCATTGGTATATCGCACTGTTTTAAGTGCTTTTGATCAATTAGATGAAAATATGATTTATGCAGCTCAAACTCTGGGGATGAGGGATTTAAAAATATTTTGGAAAATTATTATTCCTAATTCTTTATCTGGTATTTTAGGGGGAACTATTATGGCTTTTGCAAGAGCATTAGGAGAATTTGGGGCTACTATGATGATTGCAGGAAATATCCATGGGAAAACTCAAACCATTCCCATTGCTATTTATACTGCTGTACAAAGTGGAGATAGGATTACAGCATATAAATGGACTCTTATCATTATGATTTTTTCCTTTGTAATGATGATGTGGATGAATTATTTTAATCATCATCAAAGGCAGAAAAGGTTGAGGTGA
- a CDS encoding ABC transporter permease: MNRRKRSLLLTIIIITMIIGVLAYGVTINQQHLKADFLKKNEPPTLKHPFGTDWMGRDMFFRTLKGLSISIIIGLVASFMSAMIAVFIGALAGIGPKWLDQCILWLIDLMMGIPHMILLILISFVLGRGIRGILIGISITHWTSLARLIRGEVLQIRNEIYIQVSKKLGKGNFYLLRKHIFPHILPQILVGLIWMFPHAILHEASITFLGFGLSPEQPAVGIILSESMKYLSVGMWWLAVFPGACLIFIVMLFDILGENLKRFLDPNTAQE, translated from the coding sequence ATGAATAGAAGAAAAAGATCTCTTTTATTGACGATTATAATCATAACAATGATTATAGGAGTTTTGGCTTATGGAGTGACTATTAACCAGCAACATCTTAAGGCTGATTTTTTAAAAAAGAACGAACCTCCTACTTTAAAGCATCCTTTTGGAACGGATTGGATGGGAAGGGATATGTTTTTTAGAACGTTAAAAGGACTTTCTATTAGCATTATAATAGGATTGGTGGCATCTTTTATGAGTGCTATGATAGCAGTATTTATTGGGGCTCTGGCAGGAATAGGACCTAAGTGGTTAGATCAATGTATTTTATGGTTGATTGATTTGATGATGGGAATCCCTCATATGATTTTATTGATTTTGATTTCTTTTGTTTTAGGGAGAGGGATTAGAGGGATTTTAATTGGGATTTCTATTACTCATTGGACGAGTTTAGCTCGATTAATACGAGGAGAAGTTCTTCAAATTCGAAATGAAATTTATATTCAGGTTAGTAAAAAACTAGGAAAAGGAAATTTTTATTTATTAAGAAAACATATTTTCCCTCATATCTTACCTCAAATACTAGTAGGTTTAATATGGATGTTTCCCCACGCTATTTTGCATGAAGCATCTATTACTTTCTTAGGATTTGGATTATCTCCAGAACAACCAGCGGTCGGAATTATTTTATCGGAAAGCATGAAATATCTTTCTGTAGGGATGTGGTGGTTGGCTGTTTTTCCTGGAGCATGTTTAATATTCATTGTGATGCTATTTGATATTTTAGGAGAGAATTTAAAAAGATTTCTAGACCCTAATACTGCACAAGAGTGA
- a CDS encoding sulfate/molybdate ABC transporter ATP-binding protein, with protein sequence MSLVVSIQKRFKDFSLDVEFEAKKEVMAILGVSGSGKSLTLKCIAGIVQPDAGYIELDGRVFYDSHRGINLSPQQRNVGYLFQNYALFPNMTVKENIACGIKEKNKDLMISKYIKRFQLEGLEKRYPSQLSGGQQQRVALARIFASQPELLMLDEPFSALDHYLKWQLEQELMDFLQEYKGTVLYVSHNRNEVYRLCDRVVVIGKGKSEFPCSIKQLFESPKTLDAMILSGCKNISRAQKISDDKIRALDWDMILTTNREVSDGITYVGIHPHHILIEEKGKENTFLLNVHRKLEDALENILICEAGNTRLRIETDKHRRLEENKQINIQFPKEKLILID encoded by the coding sequence ATGAGTCTAGTGGTAAGTATTCAAAAGAGATTTAAGGATTTTTCTTTAGATGTAGAATTTGAAGCGAAAAAGGAAGTTATGGCCATATTAGGAGTTTCAGGCTCAGGGAAAAGCTTGACTTTAAAATGTATTGCAGGAATTGTACAGCCAGATGCTGGATATATTGAATTAGATGGTAGAGTATTTTATGATTCTCATAGAGGCATCAACTTATCTCCACAGCAGCGTAACGTAGGATATCTTTTTCAAAATTATGCCTTATTTCCTAATATGACAGTGAAAGAAAATATAGCCTGTGGGATAAAAGAGAAAAATAAAGATCTTATGATTTCAAAATATATTAAAAGATTTCAACTAGAAGGATTGGAAAAAAGATATCCTTCTCAATTATCAGGAGGGCAACAGCAAAGAGTAGCCTTGGCAAGGATTTTTGCCTCTCAGCCAGAATTATTAATGTTAGATGAACCTTTTTCTGCTTTGGATCATTATCTAAAGTGGCAGTTGGAACAAGAACTTATGGATTTTTTACAAGAATATAAAGGAACGGTTTTATATGTATCTCATAATCGAAATGAAGTCTATCGTCTTTGTGATCGGGTAGTTGTGATCGGAAAGGGGAAAAGTGAATTCCCTTGTAGCATAAAACAATTATTTGAAAGCCCTAAGACATTAGATGCTATGATATTATCTGGTTGTAAAAATATTTCTAGAGCTCAAAAGATATCGGATGATAAGATAAGAGCTTTAGATTGGGATATGATCCTTACTACCAATAGAGAAGTATCTGATGGGATTACTTATGTAGGAATTCATCCTCATCATATTTTGATAGAAGAAAAAGGAAAAGAGAATACTTTCTTGTTAAATGTACATAGGAAATTAGAAGATGCACTCGAAAATATTTTGATCTGTGAAGCAGGAAATACTAGGCTTCGTATAGAAACAGATAAACATAGAAGATTAGAAGAAAATAAGCAGATAAATATTCAATTTCCAAAGGAAAAATTGATTTTGATAGATTAG